A region of Paractinoplanes abujensis DNA encodes the following proteins:
- a CDS encoding GAF domain-containing sensor histidine kinase, producing MRSEAAARRLYQLLLPFLLIWYAFVVAGLTAVVTTWPQRPIGSLDEIPWWSHAIAFAVVAATWAPVSAHLDRGVHQLAFGQRDNAYEVAGHVSRQLLPTVAAALAGTMSLPYVEIEAEGRVVTSHGSAPDGAAITAIPLLFQGRTVGVLRVSARRRRDRLSATDVRLLEDLARQVAITVHADGLSAAVQRSREQLVTAREEERRRIRRDLHDGLGPTLASLALRLGVLQRGIASDPAAATALAAELRTDVRRATADIRRLVYDLRPPMLDEFGLADALRNLSGPPRTVVAPDPMPALPAAVEVALYRIAAEALHNAARHAPGAGCAVEVSVHSGEVALTVTDDGPGLPGGYLAGVGHRSMRERSTELGGTLHIGPGPAGGTRVAATFPRDVR from the coding sequence GTGCGGTCTGAAGCGGCCGCCCGGCGGCTCTACCAGCTGCTCCTGCCGTTCCTGCTGATCTGGTACGCCTTCGTCGTGGCCGGGCTGACCGCGGTCGTGACCACGTGGCCGCAACGCCCGATCGGCTCGCTCGACGAGATCCCCTGGTGGTCCCACGCGATCGCGTTCGCCGTGGTCGCGGCCACCTGGGCGCCGGTGTCGGCCCACCTCGACCGGGGTGTGCACCAGCTCGCGTTCGGTCAGCGCGACAACGCGTACGAGGTGGCCGGTCACGTCTCCCGCCAGCTGCTGCCCACGGTGGCGGCCGCCCTGGCCGGCACGATGAGCCTGCCGTACGTCGAGATCGAGGCCGAGGGGCGCGTGGTGACCTCGCACGGCTCGGCTCCCGACGGGGCCGCGATCACCGCGATCCCCCTGCTGTTCCAGGGCCGTACGGTTGGCGTTCTGCGGGTCAGCGCGCGCCGCCGCCGGGACCGGTTGTCGGCCACCGACGTGCGGCTGCTGGAGGACCTGGCCCGGCAGGTCGCGATCACTGTGCACGCCGACGGCCTGTCGGCCGCCGTGCAGCGGTCGCGCGAACAGCTCGTGACGGCCCGCGAGGAGGAACGCCGCCGCATCCGCCGCGACCTGCACGACGGCCTCGGGCCCACGCTGGCGTCGCTGGCCCTGCGCCTCGGTGTCCTGCAACGCGGCATCGCCTCGGACCCGGCTGCCGCCACCGCGCTGGCGGCCGAGCTGCGCACCGACGTCCGGCGGGCCACCGCCGACATCCGCCGCCTGGTGTACGACCTGCGGCCGCCCATGCTCGACGAGTTCGGCCTGGCCGACGCGCTGCGCAACCTGAGCGGCCCACCCCGTACGGTGGTCGCCCCCGACCCGATGCCCGCGCTGCCGGCCGCCGTCGAGGTGGCCCTCTACCGGATCGCGGCCGAGGCGTTGCACAACGCGGCCCGGCACGCTCCCGGCGCCGGCTGCGCGGTCGAGGTGTCCGTCCACTCCGGCGAGGTCGCCCTGACCGTCACCGACGACGGCCCCGGGCTGCCCGGCGGGTATCTTGCCGGGGTGGGCCACCGCTCGATGCGCGAACGCAGCACCGAACTCGGTGGCACGCTGCACATCGGGCCCGGCCCGGCCGGCGGCACCCGGGTGGCCGCCACCTTCCCGCGGGACGTCCGATGA
- a CDS encoding pyridoxal phosphate-dependent decarboxylase family protein: MTDLLGRVHAAAGPYLESLATRPVQDGDALDLLASLGGPLPAAGEDPARVIDRLLAVGTAAATTSSGPRFFHFVTGGVTPAALAADWTAALLDQNAFSRISSPFAHEVETVALGWLRELFGLPATWGGALVASATFANFTALGCATHWWGFQHGVDTAADGLAELPRIPVLSSGYVHASARKALQMLGHGRNAVTVCARDDVGRVDLPLMRRHLESLRGAPAVVIANAGEVNTGDFDPVAELAALAEEFGCWLHVDGAFGLFAALSPRTAGLVAGIERADSIAADGHKWLNVPYESGFALIKDPARLTAAFGMPGAAYLPGAGDPAAGYALSGPESSRRARSLPIWATLAAYGKEGHRAMVEKHLDLAQHLARRVDAAPDLQRLAEVPLCIVCFRAAPPGVTDLDDLNRRLGAALLADGRVYAGTTVYNGQVALRPAIVNWRTTESDVDFFVDVIRELLPGLT, translated from the coding sequence ATGACGGATCTGCTGGGCCGGGTGCACGCGGCCGCGGGGCCCTATCTCGAGTCGCTGGCGACCCGGCCGGTGCAGGACGGCGACGCGCTCGACCTGCTGGCCTCGCTGGGCGGCCCGCTGCCCGCGGCGGGCGAGGACCCGGCCCGGGTGATCGACCGGCTGCTCGCGGTGGGCACCGCCGCGGCCACCACGTCGTCCGGCCCGCGGTTCTTCCACTTCGTCACCGGTGGCGTGACCCCGGCCGCGCTGGCCGCCGACTGGACGGCCGCCCTGCTCGACCAGAACGCGTTCTCGCGGATCTCGTCGCCGTTCGCCCACGAGGTCGAGACGGTCGCGCTGGGCTGGCTGCGTGAGCTGTTCGGGCTGCCCGCGACGTGGGGCGGCGCGCTCGTGGCCTCGGCCACGTTCGCCAACTTCACGGCGCTGGGCTGCGCGACCCACTGGTGGGGCTTCCAGCACGGGGTCGACACGGCCGCCGACGGGCTGGCCGAACTGCCCCGCATCCCCGTGCTGTCCTCTGGCTACGTGCACGCGAGCGCCCGCAAAGCGTTGCAGATGCTCGGGCATGGCCGCAACGCGGTGACGGTCTGCGCCCGCGACGACGTGGGCCGCGTCGACCTTCCCCTGATGCGCCGCCACCTCGAGTCGCTGCGCGGCGCGCCCGCGGTCGTCATCGCCAACGCGGGCGAGGTCAACACGGGCGACTTCGACCCCGTCGCCGAGCTGGCCGCGCTGGCCGAGGAGTTCGGCTGCTGGTTGCACGTGGACGGCGCGTTCGGCCTGTTCGCCGCCCTTTCCCCCCGTACGGCGGGGCTGGTGGCCGGGATCGAACGGGCCGACTCGATCGCCGCCGACGGCCACAAATGGCTCAACGTCCCCTACGAGAGCGGCTTCGCCCTGATCAAGGACCCGGCCCGGCTGACCGCGGCGTTCGGCATGCCCGGCGCGGCCTACCTGCCCGGCGCGGGCGACCCGGCCGCCGGCTACGCGCTGTCCGGCCCCGAGTCGTCGCGGCGCGCGCGTTCCCTGCCGATCTGGGCGACCCTGGCCGCGTACGGGAAGGAAGGTCATCGGGCCATGGTCGAGAAACACCTCGACCTGGCCCAGCACCTGGCCCGCCGGGTCGACGCCGCGCCCGACCTGCAACGCCTGGCCGAGGTGCCGCTGTGCATCGTCTGCTTCCGCGCGGCCCCGCCCGGCGTCACCGACCTCGACGACCTGAACCGCCGCCTGGGCGCCGCCCTGCTGGCCGACGGTCGCGTCTACGCCGGCACGACGGTCTACAACGGCCAGGTCGCGCTGCGGCCGGCCATCGTCAACTGGCGCACCACCGAGTCCGACGTCGACTTCTTCGTCGACGTGATCCGCGAACTGCTCCCCGGCCTCACCTGA
- the nirB gene encoding nitrite reductase large subunit NirB, protein MRQRLVVIGNGMAGARTVEEILARGGDFAITMFGDEPYGNYNRIMLSNVLAGVEDESGIFLNDLSWYADNGITLHTGTRIERIDRFARMVYATDGTATPYDKLIIATGSRAFVPPIPGLHRPGRGYHQGVFAFRTLDDTRAMIRYAKEHERAVVIGGGLLGLEAARGLQNHLPHVTLIHAAGHLMNAQLNEVAGETLRATIERKLGIEVVVSAQTTEILGKHAVTGVRLADGRVIGCDVVVVAAGIRANAEMAAASGLVVERGIVVDDQMRAQDEDDIYAVGECAQHRGETYGLVAPLWDQAKVLADHLTGVNPFAEYHGSQVATKLKVAGVDVASMGLKEPERDDDESLTFTEPGKGVYKNVIIRDGRLVGATMVGDVKKVAFLMQAFDRGLALPEERAELMFDLGGPAGEVKVEDMPDDEQVCNCNGVSKGAICSTVQSGCKTVSGVMDKTRAGKGCGTCKPIVQRIVEWAAGGEVEEDPAASYYVPGIPMPKPELMNAIRLHDLRSVSSVFATLGGEEDAKSKMGLASLLKMMWGGDYVDERDARFINDRVHANIQRDGTFSVVPQMKGGVTTPAQLRRIAEVAEKHEVPMVKLTGGQRIDLLGIPKEKLPEVWADLDMPSGYAYGKSFRTVKTCVGSDFCRFGVGDSTALGIALEERYQGIEGPGKMKLAVTGCPRNCAEAYVKDLGVVAIDGGKWEIYVGGAAGAHIRKGDLLTTVDSADEVMVLTGRFLQYYRENANWLERTYAFVPRIGIDRVREIVVDDKDGIAAGLDAAMEASVAAYRDPWKDRDQPATPGQFRTSLPLTVLPQVPVRA, encoded by the coding sequence ATGCGGCAACGTCTGGTGGTCATCGGCAACGGCATGGCCGGCGCCCGTACGGTCGAGGAGATCCTGGCCCGCGGCGGCGACTTCGCCATCACCATGTTCGGCGACGAGCCGTACGGCAACTACAACCGGATCATGCTGTCCAACGTCCTGGCGGGCGTCGAGGACGAGTCCGGGATCTTCCTCAACGACCTTTCCTGGTACGCCGACAACGGCATCACGCTGCACACCGGCACGCGGATCGAGCGCATCGACCGGTTCGCGCGGATGGTCTACGCCACCGACGGCACGGCCACCCCGTACGACAAGCTGATCATCGCCACCGGCAGCCGCGCCTTCGTGCCGCCGATCCCCGGCCTCCACCGGCCCGGCCGCGGCTACCACCAGGGCGTGTTCGCGTTCCGCACGCTCGACGACACCCGGGCCATGATCCGCTACGCCAAGGAGCACGAGCGCGCGGTGGTCATCGGCGGCGGCCTGCTGGGCCTGGAGGCGGCCCGCGGCCTGCAGAACCACCTGCCGCACGTGACGCTGATCCACGCGGCCGGGCACCTGATGAACGCCCAGCTCAACGAGGTGGCGGGGGAGACCCTGCGGGCGACGATCGAGCGCAAGCTGGGCATCGAGGTCGTGGTCAGCGCGCAGACCACCGAGATCCTGGGCAAGCACGCGGTCACCGGCGTCAGACTGGCCGACGGCCGGGTCATCGGCTGCGACGTCGTCGTGGTGGCCGCGGGGATCCGGGCCAACGCCGAGATGGCCGCGGCCAGCGGGCTCGTCGTCGAGCGCGGCATCGTCGTCGACGACCAGATGCGCGCGCAGGACGAGGACGACATCTACGCGGTGGGGGAGTGCGCCCAGCACCGCGGGGAGACGTACGGGCTGGTCGCCCCGCTCTGGGACCAGGCCAAGGTCCTCGCCGACCATCTGACCGGGGTCAACCCGTTCGCCGAGTACCACGGCTCCCAGGTGGCCACCAAGCTCAAGGTGGCCGGGGTGGACGTGGCCTCGATGGGGCTCAAGGAGCCGGAACGCGACGACGACGAGTCGCTGACCTTCACCGAGCCCGGCAAGGGCGTCTACAAGAACGTCATCATCCGCGACGGCCGGCTCGTCGGCGCCACGATGGTGGGCGACGTCAAGAAGGTCGCCTTCCTGATGCAGGCCTTCGACCGCGGGCTCGCGCTGCCCGAGGAACGGGCCGAGCTGATGTTCGACCTGGGCGGCCCGGCGGGCGAGGTCAAGGTTGAGGACATGCCCGACGACGAGCAGGTCTGCAACTGCAACGGCGTCAGCAAGGGCGCGATCTGCTCGACCGTGCAGTCGGGCTGCAAGACGGTCAGCGGGGTCATGGACAAGACCCGCGCGGGCAAGGGCTGCGGCACCTGCAAACCGATCGTGCAGCGCATCGTCGAATGGGCGGCCGGGGGTGAGGTCGAGGAGGATCCGGCCGCCTCGTACTACGTGCCGGGCATCCCCATGCCCAAGCCGGAACTGATGAACGCGATCCGGCTCCACGACCTCAGGTCCGTCTCGTCGGTGTTCGCCACGCTGGGCGGCGAGGAGGACGCCAAGAGCAAGATGGGCCTGGCCTCCCTGCTCAAGATGATGTGGGGCGGCGACTACGTCGACGAGCGTGACGCCCGTTTCATCAACGACCGGGTGCACGCCAACATCCAGCGCGACGGCACCTTCTCGGTCGTGCCGCAGATGAAGGGCGGCGTCACCACCCCGGCCCAGCTGCGCCGGATCGCCGAGGTGGCCGAGAAGCACGAGGTGCCGATGGTCAAGCTGACCGGCGGCCAGCGCATCGACCTGCTGGGCATCCCCAAGGAGAAGCTGCCCGAGGTGTGGGCCGACCTCGACATGCCGTCGGGTTACGCGTACGGGAAGAGTTTCCGGACCGTGAAGACCTGCGTCGGTTCCGACTTCTGCCGGTTCGGCGTCGGCGACTCGACGGCCCTGGGGATCGCGCTGGAGGAGCGCTATCAGGGCATCGAGGGCCCCGGGAAGATGAAGCTCGCGGTCACCGGCTGCCCGCGCAACTGCGCCGAGGCGTACGTGAAGGACCTCGGGGTCGTCGCGATCGACGGTGGCAAGTGGGAGATCTACGTCGGTGGCGCCGCCGGGGCCCACATCCGCAAGGGCGACCTGCTCACGACCGTGGACAGCGCCGACGAGGTGATGGTGCTGACCGGGCGGTTCCTGCAGTACTACCGGGAGAACGCGAACTGGCTGGAGCGCACGTACGCCTTCGTGCCGCGCATCGGGATCGACCGCGTACGGGAGATCGTGGTCGACGACAAGGACGGCATCGCGGCCGGCCTCGACGCCGCCATGGAGGCCTCGGTCGCCGCCTACCGCGACCCGTGGAAGGACCGCGACCAACCGGCCACCCCGGGCCAGTTCCGGACGTCCCTGCCGCTGACGGTGCTGCCGCAGGTCCCGGTGCGCGCATGA
- a CDS encoding alpha-amylase family glycosyl hydrolase, which translates to MGREWLADAVLYEIYPQSFADSDADGVGDLRGVIDRLDHIASLGVNVIWFNPCFASPFVDAGYDVSDYLRIAPRYGTNDDLAELVVKARERGIRVLLDLVAGHTSIEHPWFRQELAAGGPAPEGDRYIWAEELPVRSWTRDVPGIPAWVRSPGPRPGYYLKNFYDEQPALNFGWAGAGPDEPWRDPIDAPGPMRNRQALRDIIAFWLDLGVAGFRVDMAFSLVKDEELTQGYAETVQLWRELRTWLEADYPDAVLIPEGGEPRTGGPLAFDADFFLVIKDAHASLFNNQYAGRLPFQEPREPFFDAEGKGSTRPFLDAWNAARDGHPDRPIILATADHDFDRLCCGPRTAEQLGTALIFLFTWGSVPCLYYGDEIGMRYLPGLPDVEGSICNPGYNRAGCRTPMQWDAGPNAGFSTADPARLYLPIDPAPDRPTVAAQENDPDSTLAFVRKLIALRQATPALGTRASTRVIAEGYPFAYVRGESHLVVLNPRREPATLAVGAGEPIWTSGVTVRDGALEIDGFGYGIFAAQPGAA; encoded by the coding sequence ATGGGGCGTGAATGGCTGGCCGACGCGGTGCTGTACGAGATCTATCCCCAGTCGTTCGCCGACTCCGACGCGGACGGGGTGGGGGATCTGCGGGGCGTGATCGACCGCCTCGACCACATCGCGTCGCTCGGGGTGAACGTCATCTGGTTCAACCCGTGTTTCGCCTCGCCGTTCGTCGACGCGGGCTACGACGTGTCGGACTATCTGCGGATCGCGCCCCGCTACGGCACCAACGACGACCTGGCCGAGCTCGTCGTCAAGGCCCGCGAGCGGGGCATCCGGGTGCTGCTCGACCTGGTCGCGGGGCACACGTCGATCGAGCACCCGTGGTTCCGGCAGGAGCTCGCGGCCGGCGGACCGGCCCCCGAGGGTGATCGTTACATCTGGGCCGAGGAGCTTCCCGTACGGTCGTGGACGCGCGACGTGCCCGGCATCCCGGCCTGGGTGCGGTCGCCGGGGCCGCGCCCGGGCTACTACCTGAAGAACTTCTACGACGAGCAGCCCGCCCTCAACTTCGGCTGGGCCGGCGCCGGGCCGGACGAGCCGTGGCGCGACCCGATCGACGCGCCGGGGCCGATGCGCAACCGGCAGGCACTGCGCGACATCATCGCGTTCTGGCTGGATCTGGGCGTGGCCGGTTTCCGCGTCGACATGGCATTTTCGCTGGTCAAGGACGAGGAACTGACCCAGGGGTACGCCGAGACCGTGCAGCTGTGGCGCGAGCTGCGCACCTGGCTGGAGGCGGACTATCCCGACGCGGTGCTGATCCCCGAGGGTGGCGAACCCCGTACGGGCGGGCCGCTCGCCTTCGACGCCGACTTCTTCCTCGTGATCAAGGATGCGCACGCCAGCCTCTTCAACAACCAGTACGCGGGGCGGCTGCCGTTCCAGGAACCGCGCGAGCCCTTCTTCGACGCCGAGGGCAAGGGCAGCACCCGGCCCTTCCTCGACGCGTGGAACGCCGCCCGCGACGGCCACCCCGACCGGCCGATCATCCTGGCCACCGCCGACCACGACTTCGACCGGCTCTGCTGCGGCCCGCGCACGGCCGAGCAGCTCGGCACGGCGCTGATCTTCCTGTTCACCTGGGGCAGCGTGCCGTGCCTGTACTACGGCGACGAGATCGGCATGCGTTATCTGCCGGGGCTGCCCGACGTGGAGGGCTCGATCTGCAACCCCGGCTACAACCGGGCCGGCTGCCGCACCCCGATGCAGTGGGACGCCGGCCCCAACGCCGGCTTCTCGACCGCCGACCCGGCGCGGCTCTACCTGCCGATCGACCCCGCGCCCGACCGGCCGACGGTCGCCGCGCAGGAGAACGACCCGGATTCCACACTCGCCTTCGTGCGCAAACTGATCGCCTTGCGGCAGGCCACCCCGGCGCTCGGCACCCGGGCCTCCACCCGGGTGATCGCGGAGGGCTACCCCTTCGCCTACGTGCGCGGGGAGAGCCACCTGGTTGTGCTGAACCCGCGCCGCGAGCCGGCCACGCTGGCGGTCGGGGCGGGCGAGCCGATCTGGACCTCCGGGGTGACCGTGCGGGACGGCGCCCTGGAGATCGACGGTTTCGGCTACGGCATCTTCGCCGCTCAGCCCGGCGCCGCCTGA
- a CDS encoding response regulator → MITALIADDHPLFRRGLRALLGTMGEVEVVGEATNGAEAVTLAASLRPQLILLDLHMPGGDGLTAIRRLTALPQPPHILVVTMVSDDDSVFAALRAGARGYVLKDADEPDLIRAVLAVAHGEALFSPGVAARIMTFFSARPATDPFPGLTASERNVLQLMSRGLSNEAIAGSLGLSAKTVRNYVSNVFAKLHVASRAEAIARARDAGL, encoded by the coding sequence ATGATCACCGCGCTGATCGCCGACGACCACCCCCTGTTCCGCCGCGGCCTGCGGGCCCTGCTGGGCACGATGGGAGAAGTCGAGGTGGTGGGGGAGGCCACGAACGGCGCCGAGGCGGTGACCCTGGCCGCGTCGCTGCGCCCGCAGCTGATCCTGCTCGACCTGCACATGCCCGGCGGTGACGGCCTGACCGCGATCCGCCGCCTGACGGCCCTGCCGCAGCCGCCGCACATCCTGGTCGTCACCATGGTGTCCGACGACGACTCGGTTTTCGCGGCTCTGCGCGCCGGGGCCCGCGGCTACGTGCTCAAGGACGCCGACGAGCCGGACCTGATCCGGGCCGTCCTGGCCGTGGCGCACGGCGAGGCCCTGTTCAGCCCCGGTGTGGCCGCGCGGATCATGACGTTCTTCAGCGCCCGGCCCGCCACCGACCCGTTCCCGGGCCTGACCGCGAGCGAACGCAACGTGCTGCAGCTGATGTCGCGGGGGCTGTCCAACGAGGCGATCGCGGGTTCGCTGGGGTTGAGCGCGAAAACAGTCCGCAACTACGTCAGCAACGTCTTCGCCAAACTCCACGTGGCCAGCCGGGCCGAGGCGATCGCCCGGGCCCGCGACGCCGGCCTCTGA
- a CDS encoding molybdopterin oxidoreductase → MHSTPRFLQGVFPYEGKGLDNPAPIDPVLSYVVPSGTTTQAVYFRGGNAAAELISVVLMRDGSPMRYFPIGAKGDVHVPLRVVEDLAAGTAVELWLAAPAGVAGTVIVDLGLVEI, encoded by the coding sequence GTGCACTCCACCCCGCGATTCCTGCAAGGCGTTTTCCCGTACGAGGGAAAGGGCCTGGACAATCCCGCTCCGATCGATCCGGTCCTGTCCTACGTGGTGCCCAGCGGGACGACCACGCAGGCGGTCTATTTCCGGGGCGGCAACGCGGCCGCCGAGCTGATCAGCGTCGTGCTCATGCGTGACGGCAGCCCGATGCGCTACTTCCCGATCGGGGCCAAGGGCGACGTGCACGTGCCGCTGCGGGTCGTCGAGGACCTGGCCGCGGGCACGGCCGTCGAGCTGTGGCTGGCCGCGCCGGCCGGCGTCGCCGGCACCGTGATCGTCGACCTCGGCCTGGTGGAGATCTGA
- a CDS encoding NUDIX hydrolase: MTRRTFRAAVAVYGMLRDGRRLLLMRRAGTGYRDGLLSLPAGHLDGGEDAVSGLVRELREELGIEADPHACDLALLMHSAAEDADDAEYLNLFFVVGRWTGEPRIAEPDKCSELRWVDDRELPADVVDEVREALAAIGRGERLALHGWPVR; the protein is encoded by the coding sequence ATGACGCGCCGGACGTTCCGCGCAGCCGTGGCCGTGTATGGCATGCTGCGTGACGGGCGGCGACTGCTGCTGATGCGCCGGGCGGGCACCGGCTACCGCGACGGGCTGCTCAGCCTGCCGGCCGGTCACCTCGACGGCGGGGAGGACGCCGTTTCCGGTCTGGTCCGGGAGCTGCGGGAGGAACTGGGCATCGAGGCCGACCCGCACGCCTGCGACCTGGCCCTGCTGATGCATTCCGCGGCCGAGGACGCCGACGATGCCGAATACCTCAATCTGTTCTTCGTCGTCGGCCGCTGGACCGGTGAGCCGCGGATCGCCGAGCCGGACAAATGCAGTGAGCTGCGATGGGTCGACGACCGGGAGCTCCCGGCCGACGTGGTGGACGAGGTGCGCGAGGCGTTGGCGGCCATCGGCCGGGGCGAGCGGCTGGCCCTCCACGGATGGCCGGTCAGGTGA
- a CDS encoding Rieske (2Fe-2S) protein has protein sequence MRAIGTVDEIPPGEGRTFAVDGQMIAVFRLRDGSLRATQAVCPHKGGPLADGQIDRKQVLCPLHLNAWDLTTGCSLSGQPDLAVYPVHADDNKIILGDA, from the coding sequence ATGAGGGCCATCGGCACCGTCGACGAGATCCCGCCCGGCGAGGGCCGCACCTTCGCCGTGGACGGGCAGATGATCGCGGTCTTCCGGCTGCGCGACGGCTCGCTGCGCGCCACCCAGGCCGTCTGCCCGCACAAGGGCGGGCCCCTGGCCGACGGGCAGATCGACCGCAAGCAGGTGCTGTGCCCGCTGCACCTCAACGCCTGGGACCTGACCACCGGCTGCTCCCTGAGCGGCCAGCCCGACCTCGCTGTCTATCCCGTGCACGCCGACGACAACAAGATCATCTTGGGGGACGCATGA
- a CDS encoding nitrate/nitrite transporter: MTATLPAVRSAATIKGHWIDDWRPEDREFWDTTGAPIARRNLIFSITSEHIGFSVWSLWSVLVLFLGPEYGIDPAGKFLLTAVPTLVGAALRIPYSFAVARFGGRNWTVFSASLLLVPSLLAAFLIRPGVDYSTLLIIAAVAGVGGGNFASSMTNINAYYPDRLKGWALGINAGGGNLGVAAVQLVGLFVLAVFGAGHPGLVAGIYIPLIVLAALGSALYMDNLSQARNEKRGMRDAVREPHTWVMSLLYIGTFGSFIGFGFAFGQVLQVQFADVFSTPVKAAYLTFLGPLLGSLIRPVGGALADRLGGARVTFVTFIAMAVGATTVLIAAQLRSLPLYIVGFIALFVLSGIGNGSTYKMIPAIFRRKHPTDHHEARRLSGAVIGIAGAIGALGGVLVNLAFRQSFLTTKEADAAYLAFIAFYALCVLVTWAVYLRPAHQRV; this comes from the coding sequence ATGACCGCCACCCTGCCCGCGGTTCGCTCCGCGGCCACCATCAAGGGCCACTGGATCGACGACTGGCGCCCCGAGGACCGCGAATTCTGGGACACCACCGGCGCGCCCATCGCGCGCCGTAACCTCATCTTCTCGATCACGTCCGAACACATCGGCTTCTCGGTGTGGTCGCTGTGGTCGGTGCTGGTGCTGTTCCTCGGCCCCGAATACGGCATCGACCCGGCCGGGAAATTCCTGCTCACCGCCGTGCCCACCCTGGTCGGGGCCGCGCTGCGGATCCCGTACAGCTTCGCCGTGGCCCGTTTCGGCGGCCGCAACTGGACCGTCTTCAGCGCCAGCCTGCTGCTCGTCCCGTCGCTGCTGGCCGCGTTCCTGATCCGCCCCGGCGTCGACTACTCCACCCTGCTGATCATCGCGGCCGTGGCCGGCGTCGGCGGCGGCAACTTCGCGTCCTCCATGACCAACATCAACGCCTACTACCCGGACCGTCTCAAAGGCTGGGCGCTCGGCATCAACGCGGGCGGCGGCAACCTCGGCGTGGCCGCCGTGCAACTCGTCGGCCTGTTCGTGCTGGCCGTCTTCGGCGCCGGCCACCCCGGCCTGGTCGCCGGCATCTACATCCCGCTGATCGTGCTGGCCGCCCTGGGCTCCGCGCTCTACATGGACAACCTGTCGCAGGCCCGCAACGAGAAACGCGGCATGCGCGACGCCGTCCGCGAACCCCACACCTGGGTGATGTCGCTGCTCTACATCGGCACGTTCGGCTCGTTCATCGGTTTCGGGTTCGCCTTCGGCCAGGTGCTGCAGGTGCAGTTCGCCGACGTGTTCAGCACCCCCGTCAAGGCGGCCTACCTGACCTTCCTGGGCCCGCTGCTGGGTTCGCTGATCCGCCCCGTCGGCGGTGCCCTGGCCGACCGCCTCGGCGGCGCACGCGTCACCTTCGTCACCTTCATCGCCATGGCCGTCGGCGCCACCACCGTGCTGATCGCCGCCCAGCTCCGGTCCCTGCCGCTCTACATCGTGGGGTTCATCGCCCTGTTCGTCCTCAGCGGCATCGGCAACGGCTCCACGTACAAAATGATCCCCGCCATCTTCCGCCGCAAGCACCCCACCGACCACCACGAGGCCCGCCGCCTCTCCGGCGCGGTGATCGGCATAGCCGGCGCCATCGGCGCCCTCGGCGGCGTCCTGGTCAACCTGGCCTTCCGCCAGTCCTTCCTGACCACCAAGGAAGCCGACGCGGCCTACCTGGCGTTCATCGCCTTCTACGCCCTGTGCGTCCTCGTCACGTGGGCGGTGTATCTGCGGCCGGCCCACCAACGCGTCTGA
- a CDS encoding phosphotransferase family protein — MTGADWRDDGFRRRRPSAETLSWVAASMGRGSRVVGWRRLTGGVCSAVHRLTAERRGTRTFVVLRQYPYGLGLHEALVKEIADLGVVAGSGLPVPRVLAADVAGAGTSGAPSVLMTRLPGHVDLDPVEPASWLTSIAELAVSLHSLDRPAPAFRPWTDSWIARPDRLEVPAGAHDAALWRAAFAVMATPPPEDDPVFLHGDFLPVNLLWSRGRVTGVTDWNSLHRGSRAIDVGHCRRFLAAPGAAPSTCRA; from the coding sequence ATGACCGGCGCTGACTGGCGGGACGACGGGTTCCGGCGGCGCCGGCCCTCGGCGGAAACCCTCTCGTGGGTGGCGGCGTCGATGGGCCGGGGCAGTCGCGTCGTCGGCTGGCGCCGGTTGACCGGTGGGGTGTGCTCCGCCGTGCATCGGCTGACTGCCGAGCGACGTGGGACGCGGACGTTCGTCGTGTTGCGGCAGTACCCGTACGGGCTCGGTCTGCACGAGGCGCTGGTGAAGGAGATCGCCGACCTGGGTGTGGTGGCGGGCAGCGGGCTCCCGGTTCCGCGGGTTCTGGCCGCTGATGTGGCCGGCGCCGGGACTTCGGGCGCGCCGTCGGTGCTGATGACGCGGTTGCCGGGGCACGTCGATCTCGATCCGGTGGAGCCGGCGTCGTGGCTGACGAGCATCGCGGAGCTTGCGGTGTCCCTGCACTCCCTCGATCGTCCCGCGCCGGCGTTCCGGCCCTGGACGGATTCCTGGATCGCCCGCCCGGACCGGTTGGAGGTGCCGGCCGGCGCGCACGATGCGGCGTTGTGGAGGGCCGCGTTCGCTGTGATGGCAACGCCGCCGCCCGAGGACGATCCCGTCTTTCTGCACGGCGACTTCCTGCCGGTCAACCTGTTGTGGTCGCGCGGGCGGGTCACCGGGGTGACCGACTGGAACTCGCTGCACCGGGGGTCGCGGGCGATCGACGTCGGGCACTGCCGGCGGTTCCTGGCGGCGCCGGGCGCCGCCCCGTCGACGTGCCGGGCATGA